One window of Haloarchaeobius salinus genomic DNA carries:
- a CDS encoding DUF192 domain-containing protein, with translation MRLVHYEARGDDELSSETLASTVEFADSFLSRARGLMFRRSIPDDYALVFRFDRPSTHDLHMVFVPFAIDALWLVDDEVVHKKRLRPWVGIGRATADTIVELPAGAAADVEPGDIVHVED, from the coding sequence GTGCGACTCGTCCACTACGAAGCGAGGGGCGACGACGAGCTGTCGTCCGAGACGCTGGCCTCGACCGTTGAGTTCGCCGACTCGTTCCTCTCGCGGGCCCGTGGACTCATGTTCCGACGTTCGATCCCCGACGACTACGCGCTCGTGTTCCGGTTCGACCGGCCGTCGACCCACGACCTGCACATGGTGTTCGTCCCGTTCGCCATCGACGCGCTCTGGCTCGTCGACGACGAGGTCGTCCACAAGAAGCGCCTGCGGCCCTGGGTCGGTATCGGCCGGGCGACCGCCGACACCATCGTCGAACTCCCGGCGGGGGCGGCCGCCGACGTGGAGCCGGGCGACATCGTCCACGTCGAGGACTGA
- a CDS encoding NifU family protein translates to MTDEAELRDRIGAFLDRNFPQIEMHGGSWDIASLDAESGEVHLLLSGACDGCGISSLTTEALRARLPAEIPELTEVTVETGMGEESRPTAEDLSDVPF, encoded by the coding sequence ATGACCGACGAGGCGGAGCTTCGCGACCGCATCGGGGCGTTCCTCGACCGGAACTTCCCGCAGATCGAGATGCATGGAGGGAGCTGGGACATCGCGAGCCTCGACGCCGAGAGCGGCGAGGTGCACCTGCTGCTCTCCGGTGCCTGCGACGGCTGTGGCATCTCCAGCCTGACGACGGAGGCGCTGCGCGCCCGACTCCCGGCGGAGATCCCCGAACTGACCGAGGTCACCGTCGAGACCGGCATGGGCGAGGAGTCCCGTCCGACCGCCGAGGACCTCTCGGACGTGCCGTTCTGA
- a CDS encoding phosphatase PAP2 family protein yields the protein MEQLLPAISFGTLFTIIVAVPTLVAFAVGFSLFVPGASPREFARELVRTDWKYLGVAWVVTQGVNTMAGTFHSGAAYTAVIYDLEGTAVLAFQAVTWEPLTYFMALVYLIGFPFLTLFTYFKLKVHDREQARRYCAGYALLVLFALPYFLAFPVAVTSEYLGQTASGEPVMRALLYDLHPIVSEGITTTDTLVKAFPSLHTGISAMAALYARETDRPYAWLAGILTVLIMFSTFYLGVHWLSDAAFALVLVGIAYYISQRMPDPAVYEARVADLLPIGSDESETRAQRAD from the coding sequence ATGGAACAGCTCCTCCCCGCCATCTCGTTCGGTACGCTGTTCACCATCATCGTAGCGGTCCCCACGCTCGTCGCGTTCGCCGTCGGCTTCTCGCTGTTCGTCCCCGGAGCGTCGCCCCGCGAGTTCGCCCGCGAGCTCGTGCGGACCGACTGGAAGTACCTCGGCGTCGCCTGGGTCGTCACGCAGGGCGTGAACACCATGGCCGGGACCTTCCACTCCGGCGCGGCGTACACCGCCGTCATCTACGACCTGGAAGGGACAGCCGTGCTCGCATTCCAGGCGGTCACGTGGGAGCCCTTGACGTACTTCATGGCGTTGGTCTACCTCATCGGCTTCCCGTTCCTGACCCTGTTCACGTACTTCAAGCTGAAGGTCCACGACCGCGAGCAGGCACGGCGGTACTGTGCGGGCTACGCGCTGCTCGTCCTCTTCGCGCTGCCGTACTTCCTGGCGTTCCCCGTGGCGGTAACGTCGGAGTACCTCGGGCAGACCGCGAGCGGCGAGCCGGTGATGCGCGCGCTGCTGTACGACCTGCATCCCATCGTCAGCGAGGGCATCACCACGACCGACACGCTGGTGAAGGCGTTCCCGAGCCTCCACACCGGTATCTCGGCGATGGCAGCGCTGTACGCCCGCGAGACCGACCGGCCGTACGCCTGGCTCGCCGGGATCCTCACGGTGCTCATCATGTTCTCGACGTTCTACCTCGGCGTCCACTGGCTGAGCGACGCCGCCTTCGCGCTGGTGCTCGTCGGCATCGCGTACTACATCTCCCAGCGGATGCCCGATCCGGCGGTGTACGAGGCGCGCGTCGCGGACCTCCTTCCCATCGGTTCCGACGAGAGCGAGACGCGGGCCCAGCGCGCCGACTGA
- a CDS encoding class II fumarate hydratase, with amino-acid sequence MSDDFRTEQDSLGEMQVPADAYWGAQTQRAVENFPISGLTFGRRFVRALGVVKKAAAQANRDLEMIPEDKADCIVAAADEVIAGEHDDQFPVDVFQTGSGTSSNMNANEVISNRATELYGGDIGSREIHPNDHVNFGQSSNDVIPTAMHVAALEAVEKDVIPALDILREALRAKAEEFDGVVKTGRTHLQDATPVRLGQEFGGYATQMEKGLVRVDNVREHLGELALGGTAVGTGLNTHPEFAARAAEYITKETGVQFREADDHFEAQAAHDAMGEAHGALRTVAGSLNKIANDLRLLASGPRNGLGEIEQPENQPGSSIMPGKVNPVVAEAVNQVHKQVVGNDAAVAAGAAEGQLDLNLYKPVCAYNFLQSAELVTNASEVFARKFVAKLEANEEHCETQVEQSMALATALNPHIGYDKASEVAKAALKEGKSVREVVVEKGYLSEEEAAEVIDPEAMTHTGILGDD; translated from the coding sequence ATGTCCGACGACTTCCGCACCGAACAGGACAGCCTCGGCGAGATGCAGGTACCGGCCGACGCGTACTGGGGGGCACAGACCCAGCGCGCCGTCGAGAACTTCCCCATCTCGGGGCTGACGTTCGGCCGCCGGTTCGTGCGTGCCCTCGGCGTCGTGAAGAAGGCCGCCGCGCAGGCCAACCGCGACCTGGAAATGATCCCCGAGGACAAGGCCGACTGCATCGTCGCGGCCGCCGACGAGGTCATCGCCGGCGAGCACGACGACCAGTTCCCGGTCGACGTGTTCCAGACCGGGTCGGGCACCTCCTCGAACATGAACGCGAACGAGGTCATCTCGAACCGCGCCACGGAGCTCTACGGCGGCGACATCGGCAGCCGCGAGATCCACCCGAACGACCACGTCAACTTCGGCCAGTCGAGCAACGACGTCATCCCGACGGCGATGCACGTCGCCGCGCTGGAGGCCGTCGAGAAGGACGTCATCCCGGCGCTCGACATCCTGCGCGAGGCGCTTCGCGCGAAGGCGGAGGAGTTCGACGGCGTCGTCAAGACGGGCCGCACCCACCTGCAGGACGCGACGCCGGTCCGCCTCGGCCAGGAGTTCGGCGGCTACGCCACGCAGATGGAGAAGGGGCTCGTCCGCGTCGACAACGTGCGCGAGCACCTCGGCGAACTCGCCCTCGGCGGTACCGCAGTCGGGACCGGGCTGAACACGCATCCCGAGTTCGCCGCCCGCGCGGCGGAGTACATCACGAAGGAGACCGGCGTCCAGTTCCGCGAGGCCGACGACCACTTCGAGGCACAGGCCGCCCACGACGCGATGGGTGAGGCCCACGGCGCGCTCCGCACCGTCGCGGGCAGCCTCAACAAGATCGCGAACGACCTGCGCCTGCTCGCCTCCGGCCCGCGCAACGGGCTCGGCGAGATCGAGCAGCCCGAGAACCAGCCCGGCTCCTCTATCATGCCCGGCAAGGTGAATCCGGTCGTCGCCGAGGCCGTCAACCAGGTCCACAAGCAGGTCGTCGGCAACGACGCCGCCGTCGCGGCCGGTGCCGCGGAGGGCCAGCTCGACCTCAACCTGTACAAGCCGGTCTGTGCGTACAACTTCCTCCAGTCCGCCGAACTCGTCACGAACGCGAGCGAGGTGTTCGCCCGGAAGTTCGTCGCGAAGCTGGAGGCAAACGAGGAGCACTGCGAGACGCAGGTCGAGCAGTCGATGGCGCTCGCGACCGCGCTCAACCCGCACATCGGCTACGACAAGGCCAGCGAGGTCGCCAAGGCCGCACTCAAGGAGGGCAAGTCCGTCCGCGAGGTCGTCGTCGAGAAGGGCTACCTCTCCGAGGAGGAGGCCGCCGAGGTCATCGACCCCGAGGCGATGACCCACACGGGCATCCTCGGCGACGACTGA
- a CDS encoding transcriptional regulator, with protein sequence MYTCRDCSQSFSTELALELHRDKCEKGQLFCESCGGRFSERVATRDGWHYRCPDEDCDGEGLGEDIVRIEDIKAATQ encoded by the coding sequence ATGTACACCTGCAGAGACTGCAGTCAGTCGTTCAGCACGGAGCTCGCCCTGGAGCTACACCGGGACAAATGCGAGAAAGGGCAGCTGTTCTGTGAGTCCTGTGGTGGACGCTTCTCGGAGCGCGTAGCCACACGGGACGGCTGGCACTACCGATGTCCAGACGAGGACTGCGACGGCGAGGGCCTCGGCGAAGACATCGTCCGGATCGAGGACATCAAGGCGGCGACGCAGTAG
- the gatE gene encoding Glu-tRNA(Gln) amidotransferase subunit GatE — translation MTDHDYEELGLVAGLEIHQQLDTDTKLFCACPTELREAEDSTHRFTRYLHPTKSELGEIDEAALEESQVEREFTYLGYDTTCLVEADDEPPHRLDAEARTVVLEIAQLLDMEPVDVANVMRKLVVDGSNTSGFQRSTLVATDGEIETDEGPVRVADLMLEEESAQRVAETDEGVTYSLDRLGIPLVEIGTKPDISSPEQARDAAERIGMLLRSTGHVKRGLGTIRQDVNISIAEGARVEVKGVQSLDDIDDIVRNEAGRQVALLDIRDELHERDAGVGDVQDVTGVFEDTDSGVVRGALDDGGAVYAVPLYGFVGLVGREIQPDRRLGTELSDHAKRHGAGGIFHTDELPAYGVTEDEVAAMREAVGAGEDDAVAMVAAGADVAEPAVEAAAERAETAMDGVPEETRGANEDGTTRYLRPLPGAARMYPETDVPPVELDPSEVEEPELLTEKVERYQAEYDLDAGLAEQVAYGTHMPLFESVVAERVDATLAAGTLESTLTELRRDDVPVADLTDEHLRDSLHLVDDGEVPNEGLTDLLTALAENPELTAAEAVEQEDLGGVDESEVREAVVEVVERNADQVEEQGMGAFSALMGECMGALRGKADGDVVSDTLREEIQKRA, via the coding sequence ATGACCGACCACGACTACGAGGAGCTCGGGTTGGTGGCCGGGCTGGAGATACACCAGCAGCTCGACACCGACACGAAGCTGTTCTGTGCCTGTCCGACGGAGCTCCGCGAGGCCGAGGACTCGACGCACCGGTTCACGCGCTATCTGCACCCCACCAAGAGCGAACTGGGCGAGATCGACGAGGCGGCCCTGGAGGAGAGCCAGGTCGAACGGGAGTTCACCTACCTCGGCTACGACACGACCTGTCTGGTCGAGGCGGACGACGAGCCGCCGCACCGGCTGGACGCGGAGGCGCGCACGGTCGTCCTCGAGATCGCCCAGCTGCTCGACATGGAGCCGGTGGACGTGGCCAACGTCATGCGCAAACTGGTCGTCGACGGCTCGAACACGTCGGGGTTCCAGCGGTCGACGCTCGTGGCGACCGACGGCGAGATCGAGACGGACGAGGGCCCGGTCAGGGTCGCGGACCTGATGCTGGAGGAGGAGAGCGCCCAGCGCGTCGCGGAGACCGACGAGGGCGTCACGTACAGCCTCGACCGGCTGGGTATCCCGCTGGTCGAGATCGGCACGAAGCCGGACATCTCGTCGCCGGAGCAGGCCCGCGATGCGGCGGAGCGCATCGGGATGCTGCTGCGCTCGACGGGACACGTCAAGCGAGGGCTGGGCACCATCCGGCAGGACGTGAACATCTCCATCGCCGAGGGGGCGCGCGTCGAGGTGAAGGGCGTCCAGAGCCTCGACGACATCGACGACATCGTCCGCAACGAGGCCGGCCGGCAGGTCGCGCTGCTCGACATCAGGGACGAACTCCACGAACGCGACGCGGGTGTCGGCGACGTGCAGGACGTGACCGGGGTGTTCGAAGACACCGACTCGGGCGTCGTCCGCGGCGCGCTGGACGACGGCGGCGCGGTGTACGCGGTCCCGCTCTACGGCTTCGTCGGGCTCGTGGGTCGCGAGATCCAGCCGGACCGCCGCCTCGGCACGGAGCTGTCGGACCACGCGAAGCGCCACGGCGCGGGCGGTATCTTCCACACGGACGAACTGCCGGCCTACGGCGTCACCGAGGACGAGGTCGCGGCCATGCGCGAGGCCGTCGGTGCCGGCGAGGATGACGCAGTGGCGATGGTCGCCGCCGGAGCGGATGTCGCCGAACCGGCCGTCGAGGCCGCCGCCGAGCGCGCCGAGACCGCGATGGACGGCGTGCCGGAGGAGACCCGCGGCGCGAACGAGGACGGGACGACGCGCTACCTGCGGCCGCTTCCCGGCGCGGCGCGGATGTACCCCGAGACGGACGTGCCGCCGGTCGAACTGGACCCGAGCGAGGTCGAGGAGCCCGAACTCCTCACCGAGAAGGTCGAGCGCTACCAGGCCGAGTACGACCTCGACGCCGGGCTGGCCGAGCAGGTCGCCTACGGCACGCACATGCCGCTGTTCGAGTCGGTCGTCGCCGAGCGCGTCGACGCGACGCTCGCCGCCGGCACGCTCGAATCGACGCTGACGGAGCTACGTCGCGACGACGTGCCCGTCGCCGATCTGACCGACGAGCACCTGCGCGACTCGCTCCACCTCGTCGACGATGGTGAGGTGCCCAACGAGGGGCTCACGGACCTGCTGACTGCGCTCGCCGAGAACCCCGAACTCACCGCCGCGGAGGCCGTCGAGCAGGAGGACCTCGGCGGCGTGGACGAGAGCGAGGTCCGAGAGGCCGTCGTCGAGGTCGTCGAGCGCAACGCCGACCAGGTAGAGGAGCAGGGGATGGGTGCGTTCTCCGCGCTCATGGGTGAGTGCATGGGCGCGCTACGGGGGAAGGCCGACGGCGACGTCGTCAGCGACACGTTACGCGAGGAGATACAGAAGCGGGCCTGA
- a CDS encoding hydroxysqualene dehydroxylase: MTRTVAILGGGIGGLSAAHELAERGFDVTVYERNDRFGGKARSFPGPADGDAHLPAEHGFRFFPGFYRHVTDTMSRIPVDGGTVADRLTTTDELLQAVTDGDDRLMRVGAPRSVREWRERILNVFGSEVPRDEAAFFANRLLTLLSSSERRWREEYEQRSWWEFIRAEEMSHAYQTYLGYGITQSLVAMRPQVSSTRTIGRIYLQMLRGLFDPDLPADRLLDGPTNEAWIDPWVDHLRRRGVELVPNAAVTAVESDGERVTGARIRYDGPDGDEERIEADHYVLAVPAPAVAALLTPELERAAPSLSGVRNLDHGWMNGVQFYLREDLAPVRGHGVFYDSPWALTAVSQRQFWERYDFDAFDETEGVLSVIISEWDEPGIVYGKPARECTREEIVDETWAQLRAHLGTDLLNEATLVASQLDPAVGFDEETGTATNDAELLINTVGSLQHRPDAATECPNLYLAADYVRTETDLASMECANEAARRAVNALLDDVGHPAKRCEIWPFEWPAVFEPLRRQDDIGQRLGLTHPGEGASSLWSAYRDVVRP; the protein is encoded by the coding sequence ATGACACGAACGGTAGCGATACTCGGCGGCGGTATCGGCGGTCTGAGTGCAGCACACGAACTCGCGGAGCGCGGGTTCGACGTGACGGTGTACGAGCGCAACGACCGGTTCGGCGGGAAGGCCCGGAGCTTCCCCGGCCCGGCGGACGGCGACGCCCACCTCCCGGCGGAGCACGGGTTCCGGTTCTTCCCGGGGTTCTACCGGCACGTCACCGACACCATGTCCCGCATCCCGGTCGACGGCGGCACCGTCGCCGACCGGCTGACGACCACCGACGAGCTCCTGCAGGCGGTGACCGACGGCGACGACCGGCTGATGCGCGTCGGCGCGCCGCGCTCGGTGCGGGAGTGGCGTGAACGCATCCTGAACGTGTTCGGCTCGGAGGTGCCCCGAGACGAGGCGGCGTTCTTCGCGAACCGCCTGCTGACCCTGCTGTCCAGCTCGGAGCGACGCTGGCGCGAGGAGTACGAGCAGCGCTCCTGGTGGGAGTTCATCCGCGCCGAGGAGATGTCACACGCGTACCAGACGTACCTCGGCTACGGCATCACCCAGTCCCTCGTCGCGATGCGCCCGCAGGTGTCCTCGACGCGGACCATCGGCCGCATCTACCTGCAGATGCTCCGCGGGCTGTTCGACCCGGACCTCCCCGCCGACCGGCTGCTCGACGGCCCGACGAACGAGGCGTGGATCGACCCGTGGGTCGACCACCTGCGCCGCCGTGGCGTCGAACTCGTCCCGAACGCGGCCGTCACCGCAGTCGAATCCGACGGGGAGCGCGTCACCGGTGCCCGAATTCGGTACGACGGTCCCGACGGTGACGAGGAACGAATCGAGGCGGACCACTACGTCCTCGCGGTGCCAGCGCCCGCCGTCGCGGCGCTGCTCACGCCCGAACTGGAACGGGCCGCCCCCTCCCTGTCCGGCGTGCGGAACCTCGACCACGGCTGGATGAACGGCGTGCAGTTCTACCTCCGGGAGGACCTCGCGCCGGTCCGGGGGCACGGCGTGTTCTACGACTCGCCGTGGGCGCTGACCGCCGTGAGCCAGCGTCAGTTCTGGGAGCGCTACGACTTCGACGCGTTCGACGAGACCGAGGGTGTGCTCTCGGTCATTATCTCGGAGTGGGACGAACCCGGCATCGTCTACGGCAAGCCGGCCCGCGAGTGCACCCGCGAGGAGATCGTCGACGAGACCTGGGCACAGCTCCGCGCCCACCTCGGCACCGACCTGTTGAACGAGGCCACCCTCGTCGCCAGCCAGCTCGACCCCGCCGTCGGGTTCGACGAGGAAACGGGCACGGCGACGAACGACGCCGAACTCCTCATCAACACCGTCGGAAGCCTCCAGCACCGCCCGGACGCGGCCACCGAGTGCCCGAACCTCTACCTCGCCGCCGACTACGTCCGCACGGAGACGGACCTCGCGAGCATGGAGTGTGCGAACGAGGCCGCCCGACGGGCCGTCAACGCGCTGCTCGACGATGTCGGTCACCCCGCGAAGCGCTGTGAAATCTGGCCGTTCGAGTGGCCCGCCGTCTTCGAGCCGCTGCGCCGCCAGGACGACATCGGCCAGCGCCTCGGGCTGACCCATCCCGGCGAGGGCGCGTCGTCGCTCTGGTCGGCGTACCGGGACGTGGTACGGCCCTAG
- a CDS encoding RNA methyltransferase, translated as MSVPAVAVVDAKTPGNVGTIARAMKNFGLSELLLVDPPEGVKEKHGEAWGFAGRARRDVLADAREVEFDDLVENYYTVGLTATTNEDCRKHVRFPYSTPAELADDLAELDGDSCIVFGREANGLHNRELSRLDAVCSIPASDEYPVLNLGQAATVTMYELRDLTVEETQLPDRQHERADEELIEHLYEKFEDLLDGIDHNDEKRHKTVRMARRVFGRAHLTERETRTMMGIFRRASEELERGRDLRGRDHER; from the coding sequence ATGAGCGTGCCCGCAGTCGCGGTGGTCGACGCGAAGACGCCGGGCAACGTCGGCACCATCGCCCGGGCGATGAAGAACTTCGGGCTGTCGGAGCTGCTGCTGGTCGACCCGCCCGAGGGTGTCAAGGAGAAGCACGGCGAGGCGTGGGGGTTCGCGGGCCGGGCACGGCGCGACGTGCTCGCCGACGCCCGCGAAGTCGAGTTCGACGACCTCGTGGAGAACTACTACACGGTCGGGCTGACGGCGACGACGAACGAGGACTGCCGGAAGCACGTCCGGTTCCCCTACTCGACGCCGGCGGAGCTCGCGGACGACCTCGCCGAGCTCGACGGCGACAGCTGCATCGTCTTCGGCCGCGAGGCCAACGGGCTGCACAACCGGGAGCTCTCGCGGCTCGACGCGGTCTGCTCCATCCCGGCGAGCGACGAGTACCCCGTGCTGAACCTCGGGCAGGCCGCGACGGTGACGATGTACGAGCTGCGGGACCTGACCGTCGAGGAGACCCAGCTCCCGGACCGGCAGCACGAGCGCGCCGACGAGGAGCTCATCGAGCACCTCTACGAGAAGTTCGAGGACCTGCTCGACGGGATCGACCACAACGACGAGAAGCGACACAAGACCGTCAGGATGGCCCGCCGGGTGTTCGGCCGGGCGCACCTGACCGAACGCGAGACCCGGACGATGATGGGCATCTTCCGCCGGGCGAGCGAGGAGCTCGAACGCGGTCGGGACCTCCGGGGCCGCGACCACGAGCGGTAG
- a CDS encoding PQQ-dependent sugar dehydrogenase, with amino-acid sequence MSNQNDAGDASKHTPAPDESTDGSGSSDGIDAPSRRRILAGIGTAGVAFGAAPFLTSGQQEEIRLGGEVEAWQGRAPESISGQANPTLSLQAGQQYELTWENLDGLPHNVLIRDSDGNQLVRSELISQQGETQTVTFTASSEMSRYLCEVHPNTMVGDVSVSGQAGTTTGTETETTTDQGDGQRPGFFQPGTRVSVEPIAEGMTAPTDYAVPDDGSDRQFVTDQAGEVWVVTSDGRQETPFLDVSDRIVELGEFAGSYADPTQAYEERGLLGIDFHPDVANNGLFYLHYSAPPNDDTPDGWSHVEVVSEFSMSDDMESADPDSERTLLEIQKPQYNHDAGPMAFGPDGYLYVPMGDGGGADDDMDGHVEDWYDRNAGGNGQDITENLLGSVLRIDVDTEGEDRPYGIPDDNPFVDTDALPEIYAYGLRNPFGISFDSQGNQFVADAGQNLFEEANIIEAGGNYGWNVKEGTHCFSTESPGDPAAITDCPSNAPDEAPHDGRPLIDPVVEFPHTYQGESVGITIIGGHRYEAGDVPELQGKYVFGAWTSDPARNQPDGRIFAATPPSDFGGLGETDGETTTATETSTAAGTTDTTTTSGTTATTGTPTDGDPGAVPTDRLWEMEELVVTGGFDYFVRMFGQGPNGEVYVLVNRQGVPEGDTGAVLQLLPAEEEPNGTTQAPGEGTGTGTGTGTDSGTGTGDETQTAGGTGTQPGDTTGPGGTGTAGGGAGGQPGFDLITAGIATVGSAALLLYRRTRPDDEDD; translated from the coding sequence ATGAGCAACCAGAACGATGCGGGGGACGCTTCGAAACACACACCTGCTCCGGACGAGTCGACCGACGGTTCCGGTTCGTCCGACGGGATCGACGCGCCATCCCGGAGACGGATTCTGGCCGGGATCGGAACGGCGGGCGTCGCGTTCGGTGCTGCTCCGTTCCTGACGAGCGGTCAGCAGGAGGAGATTCGCCTCGGCGGAGAAGTCGAGGCGTGGCAGGGTCGGGCCCCGGAGTCCATCTCGGGGCAGGCGAACCCGACCCTCTCGCTCCAGGCGGGACAGCAGTACGAACTGACGTGGGAGAACCTGGACGGTCTCCCGCACAACGTCCTCATCAGGGACTCGGACGGGAACCAGCTGGTCCGGTCCGAACTCATTAGTCAGCAGGGAGAGACACAGACCGTGACCTTCACGGCGAGTTCCGAGATGTCGCGATACCTCTGTGAGGTCCACCCCAACACGATGGTCGGCGACGTCTCGGTGAGCGGTCAGGCCGGGACGACGACGGGAACGGAAACCGAGACGACGACCGACCAGGGCGATGGCCAGCGCCCCGGATTCTTCCAGCCGGGTACGCGCGTCTCCGTGGAACCCATCGCCGAGGGGATGACAGCGCCGACGGACTACGCGGTTCCGGACGACGGGAGCGACAGGCAGTTCGTCACCGACCAGGCCGGCGAGGTCTGGGTCGTCACGTCCGACGGACGGCAAGAAACGCCGTTCCTCGACGTCTCCGACCGGATCGTCGAACTCGGAGAGTTCGCCGGGTCGTACGCCGACCCCACGCAGGCGTACGAGGAGCGCGGGTTACTCGGCATCGACTTCCACCCGGACGTCGCGAACAACGGCCTGTTCTACCTGCACTACAGTGCACCACCCAACGACGACACGCCGGACGGATGGTCGCACGTGGAAGTGGTCTCGGAGTTCAGCATGTCCGACGACATGGAGTCCGCGGATCCCGACTCCGAGCGGACGCTCCTCGAGATACAGAAACCCCAGTACAACCACGACGCCGGCCCGATGGCGTTCGGTCCAGACGGCTATCTCTACGTCCCGATGGGCGATGGCGGCGGCGCGGACGACGACATGGACGGCCACGTCGAGGACTGGTACGACCGGAACGCGGGCGGGAACGGCCAGGACATCACGGAGAACCTGCTCGGGAGCGTCCTCCGCATCGACGTCGATACCGAGGGCGAGGACCGGCCGTACGGCATCCCGGACGACAACCCGTTCGTCGACACCGACGCCCTCCCGGAGATATACGCCTACGGACTGCGCAACCCCTTCGGTATCTCGTTCGACAGCCAGGGGAACCAGTTCGTGGCCGACGCCGGCCAGAACCTCTTCGAGGAGGCGAACATCATCGAGGCCGGCGGCAACTACGGCTGGAACGTCAAGGAGGGAACCCACTGCTTCAGCACCGAGAGCCCGGGCGACCCCGCCGCGATCACGGACTGTCCGTCGAATGCGCCAGACGAGGCACCCCACGACGGCCGTCCGCTCATCGACCCCGTGGTGGAGTTCCCGCACACCTACCAGGGCGAGAGCGTCGGCATCACCATCATCGGCGGCCACCGCTACGAGGCCGGCGACGTTCCCGAACTCCAGGGCAAGTACGTCTTCGGCGCGTGGACGTCCGACCCGGCGCGGAACCAGCCCGACGGACGCATCTTCGCCGCGACGCCCCCGTCTGACTTCGGCGGCCTCGGGGAGACGGACGGCGAGACCACGACGGCAACGGAGACGTCGACCGCCGCCGGAACCACCGACACCACCACCACTAGCGGAACGACTGCGACCACCGGGACCCCGACCGACGGAGACCCGGGAGCTGTTCCGACGGACCGTCTCTGGGAGATGGAGGAACTCGTCGTCACCGGCGGGTTCGACTACTTCGTCCGGATGTTCGGGCAGGGACCGAACGGAGAAGTGTACGTCCTGGTCAACCGCCAGGGGGTCCCGGAAGGAGACACCGGTGCGGTCCTCCAGCTGCTGCCCGCCGAGGAGGAACCCAACGGCACGACGCAGGCCCCGGGCGAGGGAACCGGAACTGGCACGGGGACCGGAACCGACTCGGGAACTGGAACCGGGGACGAGACCCAGACCGCGGGTGGGACCGGAACGCAACCCGGTGACACCACGGGCCCCGGTGGGACGGGCACGGCTGGCGGCGGCGCTGGCGGGCAACCCGGGTTCGACCTCATCACCGCGGGTATCGCGACCGTCGGGAGTGCCGCACTGCTCCTGTACCGCCGCACCAGACCGGACGACGAAGACGACTGA